TTTTGCATTGGCCTATCTGAGCACATGGGCATTCTGGATACCATTCGTGATCTTTGGCCCTTCCTCAACAGCCATCGCTTCAAACCCGGATTTGAGAGGCTCACCCTTTATGTTGTTGCAGGTTCTCGGCAACTTTGGACCTGCAATAGCTGCAGTTCTGCTTTGGATCTTCTCGGGGAAACGCACTGAACTCAGAGACGCATTTAGACGGTTACTCCCTCATCCCGCAAGTTTGATTTGGTATATTGTCGTTTTGCTTCTGCCTGTTGGAATGCTACTCCCCGGACTTATTGTTTACGCGCTTCTCGGGGGAAATATTGCAGGCTTCAGCATCTTGGGTTTATTGCTACTATTCGTCTCTGCTATCTTTATCAGCGGTTTAGGTGAAGAGATGGGATGGAGGGGGTATGCTCTGACAAGACTGCAGATGACCAAGAGTCCACTCATATCAAGCCTTATCGTCGGTGCCTTCTGGGGATTATGGCACTTACCAATAATCTGCTGGTACTCGCATCAAACCGGCTTGCTTTTCCTTGTTGAGTTCGGGCTATATGTGTTGGTCCTGACGGCCTTTTCTGTAATATTCACCTGGGTATATAACGCCACGGATAGGAGTTTATGGTTACTTGTACTAATGCACGCAGCGTTCACAACCAGTGGTAACACTATTGCAGCTTTCACACAACCTGTGGCGGGAGGTACTTGGGTGCCTTACATCGTGGGTGTGCTTTCAGCAGTTGTTGCAGCAGTTTTCGTCGTAGCTCTTAACCGAACCCGGATGTGCTCCAGGCAATGCGCTGCATAACTAGTCATTCAACTTGAGTAATCAATGCATAAGCTGCTTTTCTGTGGATGGGCAAACGCTCCCCTGCTTGTAGATACACCAGGCCTCCTTGGACAGATTGATCACATTATATGGGAAGACAAGGAGGTTTTTGTGGGGGTCGTAAGTGGAAAGTGGCATACAAGAAGTTAGTGTTGGAATACGATGATTTGATTGGAAGTGATGCAAAGTCATATCGTGATTTTGATGTTCCTATGTCAACATTTTATGAGTGGAAGAGATCGTTGAGGGAAGAAGGAGGGACAGTTGATACCGTACTAAATCAAGTTGTTGAAACGATCACTGAGCCTGGTGTATATGCTGCTTTCACAACCGATGCTTCGGTTGATGTTGAGGATGAGTATGGTGATGCTCTACCATACCGGTTTGAGCTCTCGCAGAACTACCCCAA
The sequence above is drawn from the Acidobacteriota bacterium genome and encodes:
- a CDS encoding T9SS type A sorting domain-containing protein, with the protein product MAYKKLVLEYDDLIGSDAKSYRDFDVPMSTFYEWKRSLREEGGTVDTVLNQVVETITEPGVYAAFTTDASVDVEDEYGDALPYRFELSQNYPNPFNPATTIEYSLRKRGHVTIDVFNVLGQKVRTLVNREEPAGSYTITWNGTDTNGKSVATGLYFYRFQAGDHVETKKMLLLK
- a CDS encoding type II CAAX endopeptidase family protein: MSEISEKKHSIVSFFALAYLSTWAFWIPFVIFGPSSTAIASNPDLRGSPFMLLQVLGNFGPAIAAVLLWIFSGKRTELRDAFRRLLPHPASLIWYIVVLLLPVGMLLPGLIVYALLGGNIAGFSILGLLLLFVSAIFISGLGEEMGWRGYALTRLQMTKSPLISSLIVGAFWGLWHLPIICWYSHQTGLLFLVEFGLYVLVLTAFSVIFTWVYNATDRSLWLLVLMHAAFTTSGNTIAAFTQPVAGGTWVPYIVGVLSAVVAAVFVVALNRTRMCSRQCAA